Below is a window of Parafrankia irregularis DNA.
GGGGCGGGCGGGGCGGGCTACCGGCCGGCCTGTTCGGGCGTGGTGACCGAGGGCAGGTCCTGGTAGCGCGCGGCCCGCTTGTCAAACCTGGCCTGGACGGACTCCGCCACCTCGCCGGGCTGGAAGGCACCGCCCTGCCAGGTGGCGGTGTAGGCCAGCCCGTCCGCGACGGTGTGGTCCCGTGCGTGCAGCAGCAGCTCCTTGCTGCCCCACACCGCGACCGGGCTGTTCGCGACGATCTCCGCGGCGATCTCGCCGACGCCGCGGAGCATCGCGTCCCGGTCCGGGAACACCTGGTTCACCAGACCGGCGGCGAGGGCCTGATCGGCGGGCAGCCGGCGCCCGGTGTAGACGAGCTCCCGGGCGAGGCCGTCCGGGATGACCCGTGGCAGGCGCTGCAGCGTCCCGAGATCCGCCGGAATTCCGATCTTGGTCTCCTGGACCGTGAAGAAGGCGTCCGCGGTGGCGTACCTCATGTCGCAGGCGGTGATCAGGTCGACGCCACCGCCGATGCACCCGCCCTGTACCGCGGCCAGCACGGGGACCCGCAGCCGTTCCAGGGCCGTCAGGGCTTCCTGCATCCGCAGGATCAGCGACCGGCGGGCGAGGTTGGCCCGGGCCGGCTCACCGTCGGCGAAGAGCTCGGCGCTGCCGAAGGCGGCCAGGTCCAGACCCGCGGTGAAATGCCGGCCGGTGGACGCCACGACGAGCGCGCGGACGGCGCCGTCCGCACCGAGCCGGGCCAGCGCCTGCGGGAACTCGTACCAGAACTCCGGCTGGAACGTGTTGAGCTCGTCCGGCCGGGAGAGCACCAGCCAGGCGACCTGGTCGACGATGTCGATCTCGAAGTTTCGGCTACCCACGGCTGACTCCCTGACTCCCCGCAAAGGCACGGACGGCGAACGTTTCACACTCTCCCGGTGGCGGCCCAGGGCTCCTCCCGGTGGCGGCCCCGGGCTCCCGGTCACGCGGCCGCGGCCGGCCCGGGCAGGAGCGAGGCGAGAGCGGGCACGAAGACCAGCGACCGAAGCGTGTCGTTGAGATGCGTGCAGGTGCTTGTACCCCGCAGCTGCGCCCGCACCACGTCGCGCACGTCGGCGGCGGCGACGCCGGCCAGGCGGGACGCGCTCGCCGCCGCGAACGGGCATTCCACCCAGGGCAGGACCCGGGGATACGCCGTGATCTCCGTGAGGACACCGCTGGCGAGATCGAGCCGGGCCGTGACCGTGTACTCGTGGATGACCGTCTCGGGCCCGCCGTCGGACTGGTAGCTGTCCCGGAAGAACAGGTCCACGTCGGCGGCGCCCGGCACGGCCAGGGAGCGCACGACGTCCAGGCGGCGGTGCCGGCGCATGCCGTGCGGCGGCAGCGGCGGCAGCTCGTGCCAGCCCTGCGGGTCGTCGGGGCGGACGAGCGGCGGGGTGGCCGGGCCGGTCACCATCGGCGGCATACCCTCCCGCTCGATGTTCTCGATGATCGTCCCGCCCTGGACCCAGCCGGCGCACTGGTCGGCCTGGGCCAGCAGGAAACGCCCGCCGGGCAGGACATACCCCATCCGGCTCACCGCGTAGCCCGAGATGAGCCCGACCACGGACACGTCGTCCAGCATGGCCGCGAGCAGCGGCAGCCTCTGGTCGAGCTCGGGCAGCAGCTCCGCGAGGCGGCGGCGGAACCCCGACGTGCCCCCGGTGGCCACCAGCTGGCGCAGCGCCGGCACGGCCGGGTCGGCATCGAGGCGGCGGATCTCACGCGCACCGGAGGAGGC
It encodes the following:
- a CDS encoding enoyl-CoA hydratase-related protein; the encoded protein is MGSRNFEIDIVDQVAWLVLSRPDELNTFQPEFWYEFPQALARLGADGAVRALVVASTGRHFTAGLDLAAFGSAELFADGEPARANLARRSLILRMQEALTALERLRVPVLAAVQGGCIGGGVDLITACDMRYATADAFFTVQETKIGIPADLGTLQRLPRVIPDGLARELVYTGRRLPADQALAAGLVNQVFPDRDAMLRGVGEIAAEIVANSPVAVWGSKELLLHARDHTVADGLAYTATWQGGAFQPGEVAESVQARFDKRAARYQDLPSVTTPEQAGR
- a CDS encoding DUF2889 domain-containing protein; translation: MSWQFVDPPPAEPPLHPRRGLHDPVVGSPVRRPGSVRRTITIDALHPDGADGDLHLVGRGRDLVTAPDGLAAQGDAARFHLELASSGAREIRRLDADPAVPALRQLVATGGTSGFRRRLAELLPELDQRLPLLAAMLDDVSVVGLISGYAVSRMGYVLPGGRFLLAQADQCAGWVQGGTIIENIEREGMPPMVTGPATPPLVRPDDPQGWHELPPLPPHGMRRHRRLDVVRSLAVPGAADVDLFFRDSYQSDGGPETVIHEYTVTARLDLASGVLTEITAYPRVLPWVECPFAAASASRLAGVAAADVRDVVRAQLRGTSTCTHLNDTLRSLVFVPALASLLPGPAAAA